The proteins below are encoded in one region of Oreochromis niloticus isolate F11D_XX linkage group LG6, O_niloticus_UMD_NMBU, whole genome shotgun sequence:
- the LOC102080822 gene encoding polymeric immunoglobulin receptor isoform X2: protein MMWILHNLLFTICIALRCVISAVGVIHVPGYVGSEVNVSCSYDEGYESYEKYLCKNNCGNSDVLITTSNPVKNKYRIHDDKTARIFTTTISDLHSVDAGKYWCGVTRTGKDIYTEVKLKLVQDRCCDTVTKVQSYEGYSESVSCTYESQYQNNLKYICRGNRPSTCLQQALITSDKKQNGRFRLDDDKVLGKFTVTINSLVKSDSGSYLCGVQRNSDLDVFSAVELKVKEWCCVKSSQINGTVGHPLTLQCPYPPQHRDNRKFLCKGDHRNKCTDMVASQSRFVIEDNASSSSFSVTITKIQADDAGTYWCGSDSQWSHENYTKIHLSVVFQQHTGNGSSTVKTPAQISGQYVVYTVPAVLLVLICVLVLIVYKCKHQKAKGNEAAMNRNTSKTGGLEEVMGAAENGIYGNDEVVRYSEKQTSKSACNDYDDAGEDEPDYENVTQSEEIYCNEDCHKANRR, encoded by the exons ATGATGTGGATCCTTCACAACCTGCTGTTCACCATCTGCA TTGCTCTGAGGTGTGTGATCAGTGCTGTAGGGGTGATCCATGTGCCTGGATATGTGGGGAGTGAGGTTAACGTTTCCTGCTCCTATGATGAGGGTTACGAGTCTTATGAGAAGTATCTGTGTAAGAACAACTGTGGTAACAGTGATGTTCTTATTACAACATCAAATCcagtgaaaaacaaatacaggatcCATGATGACAAAACAGCACGAATCTTCACAACGACCATCTCTGATCTTCATTCTGTGGACGCTGGGAAATACTGGTGTGGGGTGACCAGAACTGGAAAAGATATCTACACTGAAGTCAAGCTTAAATTAGTACAAG ACAGATGCTGTGACACTGTGACCAAAGTTCAAAGTTATGAGGGATACTCTGAGTCTGTCAGTTGTACGTATGAATCTCAGTACCAGAACAACCTGAAGTACATCTGCAGAGGAAACCGGCCCTCCACATGTCTGCAGCAGGCACTAATCAcctctgacaaaaaacaaaatgggcGATTCAGACTTGATGATGACAAAGTGTTAGGAAAATTCACAGTGACCATTAACAGCTTGGTCAAAAGTGATTCAGGCTCATACCTCTGTGGTGTCCAAAGAAACTCTGACCTGGATGTTTTCTCTGCTGTTGAGCTGAAAGTCAAAG AGTGGTGCtgtgtcaagtcaagtcaaataAATGGTACTGTAGGACATCCACTAACTTTGCAGTGTCCTTATCCTCCACAACATCGGGATAACAGGAAGTTTCTCTGTAAGGGAGACCACCGCAACAAATGCACAGACATGGTGGCGAGTCAAAGTAGATTCGTAATAGAAGATAATGCATCTTCCAGCTCTTTCTCAGTGACAATCACAAAGATACAAGCAGATGATGCTGGAACATACTGGTGTGGGTCAGACTCTCAGTGGAGCCATGAAAACTACACCAAGATTCATCTTTCAGTTG TCTTTCAGCAGCACACCGGCAATGGATCTTCAACAGTGAAAACACCAGCACAAATTTCAG GACAATATGTGGTTTACACTGTGCCCGCTGTGCTGCTGGTACTTATATGTGTCCTTGTGCTTATAGTTTATAAGTGCAAACATCAGAAAGCAAAAG GTAATGAAGCTGCCATGAACAGAAATACATCAAAGACAGGAGGTTTAGAGGAAGTAATGGGTGCAGCAGAAAATGGC ATTTATGGAAACGATGAAGTTGTGAGGTATTCAGAGAAGCAGACCTCCAAGAGTGCCTGTAACGACTATGATGATGCAGGTGAAGATGAACCAGACTATGAAAACGTCACacaatctgaagaaatctacTGTAATGAAGATTGTCATAAAGCCAATAGAAGATGA
- the LOC102080822 gene encoding polymeric immunoglobulin receptor isoform X1: MMWILHNLLFTICIALRCVISAVGVIHVPGYVGSEVNVSCSYDEGYESYEKYLCKNNCGNSDVLITTSNPVKNKYRIHDDKTARIFTTTISDLHSVDAGKYWCGVTRTGKDIYTEVKLKLVQDRCCDTVTKVQSYEGYSESVSCTYESQYQNNLKYICRGNRPSTCLQQALITSDKKQNGRFRLDDDKVLGKFTVTINSLVKSDSGSYLCGVQRNSDLDVFSAVELKVKEWCCVKSSQINGTVGHPLTLQCPYPPQHRDNRKFLCKGDHRNKCTDMVASQSRFVIEDNASSSSFSVTITKIQADDAGTYWCGSDSQWSHENYTKIHLSVVFQQHTGNGSSTVKTPAQISDAGQYVVYTVPAVLLVLICVLVLIVYKCKHQKAKGNEAAMNRNTSKTGGLEEVMGAAENGIYGNDEVVRYSEKQTSKSACNDYDDAGEDEPDYENVTQSEEIYCNEDCHKANRR, encoded by the exons ATGATGTGGATCCTTCACAACCTGCTGTTCACCATCTGCA TTGCTCTGAGGTGTGTGATCAGTGCTGTAGGGGTGATCCATGTGCCTGGATATGTGGGGAGTGAGGTTAACGTTTCCTGCTCCTATGATGAGGGTTACGAGTCTTATGAGAAGTATCTGTGTAAGAACAACTGTGGTAACAGTGATGTTCTTATTACAACATCAAATCcagtgaaaaacaaatacaggatcCATGATGACAAAACAGCACGAATCTTCACAACGACCATCTCTGATCTTCATTCTGTGGACGCTGGGAAATACTGGTGTGGGGTGACCAGAACTGGAAAAGATATCTACACTGAAGTCAAGCTTAAATTAGTACAAG ACAGATGCTGTGACACTGTGACCAAAGTTCAAAGTTATGAGGGATACTCTGAGTCTGTCAGTTGTACGTATGAATCTCAGTACCAGAACAACCTGAAGTACATCTGCAGAGGAAACCGGCCCTCCACATGTCTGCAGCAGGCACTAATCAcctctgacaaaaaacaaaatgggcGATTCAGACTTGATGATGACAAAGTGTTAGGAAAATTCACAGTGACCATTAACAGCTTGGTCAAAAGTGATTCAGGCTCATACCTCTGTGGTGTCCAAAGAAACTCTGACCTGGATGTTTTCTCTGCTGTTGAGCTGAAAGTCAAAG AGTGGTGCtgtgtcaagtcaagtcaaataAATGGTACTGTAGGACATCCACTAACTTTGCAGTGTCCTTATCCTCCACAACATCGGGATAACAGGAAGTTTCTCTGTAAGGGAGACCACCGCAACAAATGCACAGACATGGTGGCGAGTCAAAGTAGATTCGTAATAGAAGATAATGCATCTTCCAGCTCTTTCTCAGTGACAATCACAAAGATACAAGCAGATGATGCTGGAACATACTGGTGTGGGTCAGACTCTCAGTGGAGCCATGAAAACTACACCAAGATTCATCTTTCAGTTG TCTTTCAGCAGCACACCGGCAATGGATCTTCAACAGTGAAAACACCAGCACAAATTTCAG atgCAGGACAATATGTGGTTTACACTGTGCCCGCTGTGCTGCTGGTACTTATATGTGTCCTTGTGCTTATAGTTTATAAGTGCAAACATCAGAAAGCAAAAG GTAATGAAGCTGCCATGAACAGAAATACATCAAAGACAGGAGGTTTAGAGGAAGTAATGGGTGCAGCAGAAAATGGC ATTTATGGAAACGATGAAGTTGTGAGGTATTCAGAGAAGCAGACCTCCAAGAGTGCCTGTAACGACTATGATGATGCAGGTGAAGATGAACCAGACTATGAAAACGTCACacaatctgaagaaatctacTGTAATGAAGATTGTCATAAAGCCAATAGAAGATGA
- the LOC102078374 gene encoding polymeric immunoglobulin receptor isoform X3, with product MWILQNLLFTLCIALRYVTSAVGVIHVTGYVGNEVNVSCSYGKGYESYEKYLCKNDCGNSDVLIKTSESRKNKYAIHDDRTARIFTTTISDLHSVDAGKYWCGVSRIGKDIYTEVELKLMPDSCCDNMTKLEKYEGYSESISCPYEIQYQNNLKYICRGNQPSTCRQQALITSHSRKHGRFRLDDDKVSGKFTVTINNLVKTDSGSYLCGVQRNSDLDVFSAVELEVKEWCCVKSTKINGTAGHPLTLQCPYPPQHLDNRKFLCKGDHRNNCTDILRSRSRFTLQDDAASSSFTVRVTELEAADAGTYWCGSDSQWRVGNYTKIQLSVDAGHYVGYTVPPLLLLLMCVFAVLVYKCKHQKAKDNETVMNINAQNEDALEEVMRVAENHIYESQEVVIYSNKETAELQNAGNDYEDLGEDEPDLNVTTEEIFCNGNFHIAN from the exons ATGTGGATCCTTCAAAACCTGCTGTTCACCCTTTGTA TTGCTCTGAGATATGTGACCAGTGCAGTAGGGGTGATCCATGTGACTGGATATGTGGGGAATGAGGTTAACGTTTCCTGCTCCTATGGCAAGGGTTACGAGTCTTATGAGAAGTATCTGTGTAAGAACGATTGTGGAAACAGTGATGTTCTTATTAAAACATCGGAatcaaggaaaaacaaatatgCTATCCATGATGACAGAACAGCACGAATCTTCACAACGACCATCTCTGATCTTCATTCTGTGGATGCTGGCAAATACTGGTGTGGGGTGAGCAGAATTGGAAAAGATATCTACACTGAAGTTGAGCTGAAATTAATGCCAG ACAGCTGCTGTGACAATATGACCAAGCTTGAAAAGTATGAGGGATACTCTGAGTCTATCAGTTGTCCATACGAGATTCAGTACCAGAACAATTTGAAGTACATCTGCAGAGGAAATCAGCCCTCCACATGTCGTCAGCAGGCACTAATCACCTCTCATAGCAGAAAACATGGGCGATTCAGACTTGATGATGACAAAGTGTCAGGAAAATTCACAGTGACCATTAACAATTTGGTCAAAACTGATTCAGGGTCATACCTCTGTGGTGTCCAAAGAAACTCTGACCTGGATGTTTTCTCTGCTGTTGAGCTGGAAGTCAAAG AGTGGTGCTGTGTCAAATCAACTAAAATAAATGGTACTGCAGGACATCCACTAACTTTGCAGTGTCCTTATCCTCCACAACACTTGGATAACAGGAAGTTCCTCTGTAAGGGAGACCACCGCAACAACTGCACAGACATCTTGAGGAGTCGAAGCAGGTTCACACTGCAAGATGATGCTGCTTCCAGCTCTTTCACAGTGAGGGTCACAGAACTGGAAGCAGCTGATGCTGGAACATACTGGTGTGGGTCAGACTCACAGTGGAGAGTTGGAAACTACACCAAGATTCAGCTTTCAGTTG ATGCAGGACACTATGTGGGTTACACTGTTCCTCCCCTCCTGCTGCTACTGATGTGCGTCTTTGCGGTTTTAGTTTATAAGTGCAAACATCAGAAAGCAAAAG ACAATGAAACTGTCATGAACATAAATGCACAGAACGAAGACGCTTTAGAGGAAGTGATGCGTGTGGCAGAAAATCAC ATTTATGAAAGTCAAGAAGTTGTGATATACTCAAATAAGGAGACGGCCGAACTGCAGAATGCCGGTAATGACTATGAAGATTTAGGTGAAGATGAACCAGACTTAAACGTCACAACTGAAGAAATCTTCTGTAATGGAAATTTCCATATTGCCAATTGA
- the LOC102078374 gene encoding CMRF35-like molecule 3 isoform X4, translating to MWILQNLLFTLCIALRYVTSAVGVIHVTGYVGNEVNVSCSYGKGYESYEKYLCKNDCGNSDVLIKTSESRKNKYAIHDDRTARIFTTTISDLHSVDAGKYWCGVSRIGKDIYTEVELKLMPDSCCDNMTKLEKYEGYSESISCPYEIQYQNNLKYICRGNQPSTCRQQALITSHSRKHGRFRLDDDKVSGKFTVTINNLVKTDSGSYLCGVQRNSDLDVFSAVELEVKEAVHYAAYAVVPVVLLICVLVFIYKYKCYNVRATEAVMSRNTPKAEDVIDADEGGIYGNQEFVVTFKQQSALNHLDDPGGDEPDYENFTTEEFYCNENYHKANRR from the exons ATGTGGATCCTTCAAAACCTGCTGTTCACCCTTTGTA TTGCTCTGAGATATGTGACCAGTGCAGTAGGGGTGATCCATGTGACTGGATATGTGGGGAATGAGGTTAACGTTTCCTGCTCCTATGGCAAGGGTTACGAGTCTTATGAGAAGTATCTGTGTAAGAACGATTGTGGAAACAGTGATGTTCTTATTAAAACATCGGAatcaaggaaaaacaaatatgCTATCCATGATGACAGAACAGCACGAATCTTCACAACGACCATCTCTGATCTTCATTCTGTGGATGCTGGCAAATACTGGTGTGGGGTGAGCAGAATTGGAAAAGATATCTACACTGAAGTTGAGCTGAAATTAATGCCAG ACAGCTGCTGTGACAATATGACCAAGCTTGAAAAGTATGAGGGATACTCTGAGTCTATCAGTTGTCCATACGAGATTCAGTACCAGAACAATTTGAAGTACATCTGCAGAGGAAATCAGCCCTCCACATGTCGTCAGCAGGCACTAATCACCTCTCATAGCAGAAAACATGGGCGATTCAGACTTGATGATGACAAAGTGTCAGGAAAATTCACAGTGACCATTAACAATTTGGTCAAAACTGATTCAGGGTCATACCTCTGTGGTGTCCAAAGAAACTCTGACCTGGATGTTTTCTCTGCTGTTGAGCTGGAAGTCAAAG aagCGGTGCACTACGCAGCTTACGCTGTTGTCCCTGTGGTTTTACTAATATGTGTcctagtttttatttataagtaCAAATGTTACAACGTGAGAG CAACTGAAGCTGTCATGAGCAGAAATACACCCAAAGCAGAGGATGTGATAGATGCAGACGAAGGTGGA ATTTATGGAAATCAAGAATTTGTGGTGACTTTCAAACAGCAAAGCGCCTTGAACCACTTGGATGACCCAGGCGGAGATGAACCAGATTATGAAAACTTTACAACTGAAGAATTCTACTGCAATGAAAATTACCATAAAGCTAACAGAAGATAA
- the LOC102078374 gene encoding polymeric immunoglobulin receptor isoform X1, with the protein MFLFLQSKAEMWSFQNLLLTICVALRCVISAVGMIHVTGYVGRDANVSCSYDQNYVSHEKYLCKNDCGNSDVLITTSQASKTKYSIYDDTSARIFTTSIFDLQYTDAGKYWCGVMRTGKDIYTEVKLKSVQDSCCDTVTKVQSYEGHSESVSCWYESQYQNSLKYICRGNQPSTCLQQALITSDTKQNARFRLDDDKVLGTFTVNISSLTRNDSGSYLCGVHRSSELDVFSAVELEVEEWCCVKSTKINGTAGHPLTLQCPYPPQHLDNRKFLCKGDHRNNCTDILRSRSRFTLQDDAASSSFTVRVTELEAADAGTYWCGSDSQWRVGNYTKIQLSVDAGHYVGYTVPPLLLLLMCVFAVLVYKCKHQKAKDNETVMNINAQNEDALEEVMRVAENHIYESQEVVIYSNKETAELQNAGNDYEDLGEDEPDLNVTTEEIFCNGNFHIAN; encoded by the exons at GTTTCTGTTTTTACAAAGCAAAGCAGAGATGTGGAGCTTTCAAAACCTGCTGTTGACCATCTGTG TTGCTCTGAGATGTGTGATCAGTGCAGTGGGGATGATCCATGTAACTGGATATGTGGGGAGAGATGCTAATGTCTCCTGCTCCTATGATCAGAATTATGTATCTCATGAGAAGTACCTATGTAAGAACGACTGTGGCAACAGTGATGTTCTCATTACAACATCACAAGCGAGCAAAACCAAATACTCAATTTATGATGACACCAGTGCACGAATCTTCACAACAAGTATCTTTGATCTTCAATATACGGATGCTGGAAAATACTGGTGTGGAGTGATGAGAACTGGAAAAGACATCTACACTGAAGTCAAGCTGAAATCAGTACAAG ACAGCTGCTGTGACACTGTGACCAAAGTTCAAAGTTATGAGGGACACTCTGAGTCTGTCAGTTGTTGGTATGAGTCTCAGTACCAGAACAGCCTGAAGTACATCTGCAGAGGAAATCAGCCCTCCACATGTCTGCAGCAGGCACTaatcacctctgacaccaaacAAAATGCACGATTCAGACTTGATGATGACAAAGTGTTAGGAACATTCACAGTGAACATTAGCAGTTTGACTCGTAATGATTCAGGGTCATACCTCTGTGGTGTCCACAGAAGCTCTGAGCTGGATGTTTTCTCTGCTGTTGAGCTGGAAGTTGAAG AGTGGTGCTGTGTCAAATCAACTAAAATAAATGGTACTGCAGGACATCCACTAACTTTGCAGTGTCCTTATCCTCCACAACACTTGGATAACAGGAAGTTCCTCTGTAAGGGAGACCACCGCAACAACTGCACAGACATCTTGAGGAGTCGAAGCAGGTTCACACTGCAAGATGATGCTGCTTCCAGCTCTTTCACAGTGAGGGTCACAGAACTGGAAGCAGCTGATGCTGGAACATACTGGTGTGGGTCAGACTCACAGTGGAGAGTTGGAAACTACACCAAGATTCAGCTTTCAGTTG ATGCAGGACACTATGTGGGTTACACTGTTCCTCCCCTCCTGCTGCTACTGATGTGCGTCTTTGCGGTTTTAGTTTATAAGTGCAAACATCAGAAAGCAAAAG ACAATGAAACTGTCATGAACATAAATGCACAGAACGAAGACGCTTTAGAGGAAGTGATGCGTGTGGCAGAAAATCAC ATTTATGAAAGTCAAGAAGTTGTGATATACTCAAATAAGGAGACGGCCGAACTGCAGAATGCCGGTAATGACTATGAAGATTTAGGTGAAGATGAACCAGACTTAAACGTCACAACTGAAGAAATCTTCTGTAATGGAAATTTCCATATTGCCAATTGA
- the LOC102078374 gene encoding polymeric immunoglobulin receptor isoform X2 produces the protein MWSFQNLLLTICVALRCVISAVGMIHVTGYVGRDANVSCSYDQNYVSHEKYLCKNDCGNSDVLITTSQASKTKYSIYDDTSARIFTTSIFDLQYTDAGKYWCGVMRTGKDIYTEVKLKSVQDSCCDTVTKVQSYEGHSESVSCWYESQYQNSLKYICRGNQPSTCLQQALITSDTKQNARFRLDDDKVLGTFTVNISSLTRNDSGSYLCGVHRSSELDVFSAVELEVEEWCCVKSTKINGTAGHPLTLQCPYPPQHLDNRKFLCKGDHRNNCTDILRSRSRFTLQDDAASSSFTVRVTELEAADAGTYWCGSDSQWRVGNYTKIQLSVDAGHYVGYTVPPLLLLLMCVFAVLVYKCKHQKAKDNETVMNINAQNEDALEEVMRVAENHIYESQEVVIYSNKETAELQNAGNDYEDLGEDEPDLNVTTEEIFCNGNFHIAN, from the exons ATGTGGAGCTTTCAAAACCTGCTGTTGACCATCTGTG TTGCTCTGAGATGTGTGATCAGTGCAGTGGGGATGATCCATGTAACTGGATATGTGGGGAGAGATGCTAATGTCTCCTGCTCCTATGATCAGAATTATGTATCTCATGAGAAGTACCTATGTAAGAACGACTGTGGCAACAGTGATGTTCTCATTACAACATCACAAGCGAGCAAAACCAAATACTCAATTTATGATGACACCAGTGCACGAATCTTCACAACAAGTATCTTTGATCTTCAATATACGGATGCTGGAAAATACTGGTGTGGAGTGATGAGAACTGGAAAAGACATCTACACTGAAGTCAAGCTGAAATCAGTACAAG ACAGCTGCTGTGACACTGTGACCAAAGTTCAAAGTTATGAGGGACACTCTGAGTCTGTCAGTTGTTGGTATGAGTCTCAGTACCAGAACAGCCTGAAGTACATCTGCAGAGGAAATCAGCCCTCCACATGTCTGCAGCAGGCACTaatcacctctgacaccaaacAAAATGCACGATTCAGACTTGATGATGACAAAGTGTTAGGAACATTCACAGTGAACATTAGCAGTTTGACTCGTAATGATTCAGGGTCATACCTCTGTGGTGTCCACAGAAGCTCTGAGCTGGATGTTTTCTCTGCTGTTGAGCTGGAAGTTGAAG AGTGGTGCTGTGTCAAATCAACTAAAATAAATGGTACTGCAGGACATCCACTAACTTTGCAGTGTCCTTATCCTCCACAACACTTGGATAACAGGAAGTTCCTCTGTAAGGGAGACCACCGCAACAACTGCACAGACATCTTGAGGAGTCGAAGCAGGTTCACACTGCAAGATGATGCTGCTTCCAGCTCTTTCACAGTGAGGGTCACAGAACTGGAAGCAGCTGATGCTGGAACATACTGGTGTGGGTCAGACTCACAGTGGAGAGTTGGAAACTACACCAAGATTCAGCTTTCAGTTG ATGCAGGACACTATGTGGGTTACACTGTTCCTCCCCTCCTGCTGCTACTGATGTGCGTCTTTGCGGTTTTAGTTTATAAGTGCAAACATCAGAAAGCAAAAG ACAATGAAACTGTCATGAACATAAATGCACAGAACGAAGACGCTTTAGAGGAAGTGATGCGTGTGGCAGAAAATCAC ATTTATGAAAGTCAAGAAGTTGTGATATACTCAAATAAGGAGACGGCCGAACTGCAGAATGCCGGTAATGACTATGAAGATTTAGGTGAAGATGAACCAGACTTAAACGTCACAACTGAAGAAATCTTCTGTAATGGAAATTTCCATATTGCCAATTGA
- the LOC102081010 gene encoding polymeric immunoglobulin receptor: protein MFLFLQSKAEMWSFQNLLFTSCVALRCVISAVGVIHVTGYVGRDVNVSCSYDQGYESYEKYLCQNDCRSDNDVLITTSHPVKNKYRIHDDKTSQIFKTTISDLRSTDAGKYWCGVTRIGIDIYTEVKLKLVRDSCCDTVTKVQSYEGHSESLSCPYESQYQNNLKYICRGNRPSTCLQQALITSDTKQNGRFRLNDDKVLGTFTVTINNLTQSDSASYLCGVQRNSDLDVFSAVELEVKEWCCVRSTKVNGTVGHPLTLQCPYPPQHRDNRKFLCKGDHRNNCTDILASQNRFAIQDNGSSSFSVTITKMQADDAGTYWCGSDSQWRVGNYTKIQLSVVFLQHTSTLPSTVEMPGKTSTQVTDAGHYVGYTAPPLLLLLICLFSVLVYKCKHQKAKDSETVMNRNAQNEDALEEVMRVAENNIYESQEVVIYSNKETAELQNAGNDCEDLGEDEPDLNVTTEEIYCNGNFHIAN, encoded by the exons at GTTTCTGTTTTTACAAAGCAAAGCAGAGATGTGGAGCTTTCAAAACCTGCTGTTCACCAGCTGTG TTGCTCTGAGGTGTGTGATCAGTGCAGTAGGGGTGATCCATGTGACTGGATATGTGGGGAGAGATGTTAATGTCTCCTGCTCCTATGATCAAGGTTACGAGTCTTATGAGAAGTACCTGTGTCAGAATGACTGTCGCAGCGATAATGATGTTCTTATTACAACATCACATCcagtgaaaaacaaatacaggatcCATGATGacaaaacatcacaaatcttCAAAACGACCATCTCTGATCTTCGTTCTACGGATGCTGGGAAATACTGGTGTGGAGTGACCAGAATTGGAATAGACATCTACACTGAAGTCAAGCTGAAATTAGTACGAG ACAGCTGCTGTGACACTGTGACCAAAGTTCAAAGTTATGAGGGACACTCTGAGTCCCTCAGTTGTCCGTATGAGTCTCAGTACCAGAACAACCTGAAGTACATCTGCAGAGGAAATCGGCCCTCCACATGTCTGCAGCAGGCACTaatcacctctgacaccaaacAAAATGGGCGATTCAGACTTAATGATGACAAAGTGTTAGGAACATTCACAGTGACCATTAACAATTTGACCCAAAGTGATTCAGCATCATACCTCTGTGGTGTCCAAAGAAACTCTGACCTGGATGTTTTCTCTGCTGTTGAGCTGGAAGTCAAAG AGTGGTGTTGTGTCAGGTCAACTAAAGTAAATGGAACTGTAGGACATCCACTAACTTTGCAGTGTCCTTATCCTCCACAACATCGGGATAACAGGAAGTTCCTCTGTAAGGGAGACCACCGCAACAACTGCACAGACATCTTGGCGAGTCAAAATAGATTCGCGATACAAGATAATGGTTCCAGCTCTTTCTCAGTGACGATCACAAAGATGCAAGCAGATGATGCTGGGACATACTGGTGTGGGTCAGACTCTCAGTGGAGAGTTGGAAACTACACCAAGATTCAGCTTTCAGTTG TCTTTCTCCAGCACACCAGCACTCTACCTTCCACAGTCGAAATGCCTGGAAAAACTTCAACACAAGTTACCG ATGCAGGACACTATGTGGGTTACACTGCTCCTCCCCTCCTGCTGCTACTGATATGTCTCTTTTCGGTTTTAGTTTATAAGTGCAAACATCAGAAAGCAAAAG ACAGTGAAACTGTCATGAACAGAAATGCACAGAACGAAGACGCTTTAGAGGAAGTGATGCGTGTGGCAGAAAATAAC ATTTATGAAAGTCAAGAAGTTGTGATATACTCAAATAAGGAGACGGCCGAACTGCAGAATGCCGGTAATGACTGTGAAGATTTAGGTGAAGATGAACCAGACTTAAACGTCACAACTGAAGAAATCTACTGTAATGGGAATTTCCATATTGCCAATTGA